One window of the Capillibacterium thermochitinicola genome contains the following:
- a CDS encoding ISLre2 family transposase, which yields MDLVRLVEEKILSVVERIFAVLDGKTNYHSFELRLKKELDGLGCDLLEYVIEALKQKVEEDAKQDPNWKRVRKDDRKELLTLFGPIVYHRSYYRHRESKEYAYLVDKQIGVTPHMRVGVTLKAELAEASTGMSYEAATIHASKDNPVLKVSRQTVALCVKEFNPKIEPLPQAKRRVSELYIEADEDHIKVKGRKGAQARLVYVHEGIEDYPRRRLKRVKYFTSVREKPEELWWRVLDYLEANYELSSIKRIYLSGDGALWIRQGIEYIPGAIFIVDRFHLAKYILMATAHAPELRKPVYWGIKSLNKQKVLAHLDEALKRAEEQPRQKRIIDTIKYVEHNWDGIENAVKNPHVSCSAEGHVSHILAARLSSRPMAWSLQGAEKMANMRVAKANGESISKQYLEVKTPTPIVVEIKDVIHKELKRLKQIKILGKGYHNNIPLFSSGSNPTIIALKAINKQSAV from the coding sequence TTGCGATTTATTGGAATATGTCATCGAAGCCCTAAAGCAAAAGGTTGAAGAGGATGCAAAGCAAGACCCGAACTGGAAGCGCGTTCGAAAAGACGACCGGAAAGAGCTGTTAACCCTTTTTGGTCCGATCGTCTACCACCGGAGCTATTACCGACATAGAGAAAGCAAAGAATATGCCTACCTGGTTGACAAACAAATTGGTGTCACTCCCCACATGCGCGTAGGGGTAACTTTAAAGGCTGAACTTGCGGAAGCATCCACTGGAATGTCGTATGAAGCGGCCACTATCCACGCCAGCAAGGATAATCCCGTATTAAAGGTTAGCAGGCAAACAGTAGCGTTGTGCGTTAAAGAATTCAACCCTAAAATCGAACCATTACCGCAAGCCAAAAGACGTGTTTCCGAGTTATACATAGAAGCTGATGAAGACCACATCAAAGTTAAAGGGCGTAAAGGAGCGCAGGCCCGGTTGGTTTATGTCCACGAAGGAATCGAGGATTATCCTCGTCGTCGGTTAAAACGAGTGAAATATTTTACCAGCGTCAGAGAGAAACCGGAAGAACTATGGTGGAGAGTATTAGATTACCTTGAAGCCAATTATGAACTTTCAAGTATTAAGCGGATTTACCTATCTGGAGACGGGGCTCTTTGGATCCGCCAAGGGATAGAATACATACCTGGAGCCATCTTTATCGTAGACCGATTTCACCTGGCGAAATATATTCTAATGGCCACCGCTCATGCTCCGGAACTAAGAAAGCCGGTATACTGGGGGATTAAGTCATTAAACAAACAGAAAGTCCTGGCGCATCTTGATGAAGCTTTAAAGCGTGCTGAAGAACAGCCACGACAAAAAAGGATTATTGATACCATCAAATATGTGGAGCACAACTGGGATGGAATAGAAAACGCCGTGAAAAACCCCCATGTAAGCTGTAGCGCTGAGGGCCATGTTAGCCATATCTTGGCAGCCAGGCTCAGTAGTCGCCCAATGGCTTGGAGTCTACAAGGGGCGGAGAAAATGGCCAATATGCGAGTGGCCAAGGCCAATGGTGAGTCAATTAGCAAACAATACCTGGAGGTAAAAACCCCAACTCCAATTGTTGTTGAAATCAAGGATGTAATTCATAAAGAGCTCAAGCGCTTAAAGCAAATTAAAATATTGGGGAAAGGATATCACAATAATATTCCGCTTTTCAGCAGTGGTAGTAATCCAACAATAATTGCTTTAAAAGCTATAAATAAACAAAGTGCAGTTTGA